A window of the Juglans microcarpa x Juglans regia isolate MS1-56 chromosome 5D, Jm3101_v1.0, whole genome shotgun sequence genome harbors these coding sequences:
- the LOC121264102 gene encoding (3S,6E)-nerolidol synthase 1-like: MALSTSNTKPFSLTSLSSYNRQYWSIAQDPALASSFLQNAENYRNKDDNTSCFGVQHANKYLEVCRNVLRNVVAEEEENPFEGLSMIDTLQRLNIDYHFQEEIEAILRRQYVRYITHGEYGHRDELHVVALRFRLLRQQGYYVSPDVFNKFKDEGGKFNKELSEDIGGLMALYEASQLKIEGEDVLDEAGNICEQLLNAWEKDRDNINHARVVGNTLGHPYHKSLASFMAKEFFDNSQGSSGWLNDFLQLAKMDFNITQSIHQKEIAQISKWWGDLGLANELKFARNQPLKWYICSMVCLVDPDLSDERVELTKPISLIYIIDDIFDVHGTLEELTLFTEAINKWDFGALDQLPEYMKICFKALYDITEEISQKIYQKHGSNPLDSLRKTWASLCNAFLVEAQWFALGQSPKSKDYLENAIISSGVHVVLVHTFFLLGQRITEETEDLVENMPGIISSPATILRLWDDLGSAMDESQDGRDGSYIEYYMKEHQDCSFKEAREKVVNMISDAWKRLNKECLSPNPFPATFTKASLNIARMVPLLYNYDENHGLPSLEEHVKSVLYESVSM; the protein is encoded by the exons ATGGCATTGTCGACTAGCAACACGAAACCCTTTAGCCTGACCTCTTTATCCAGTTACAACAGGCAGTACTGGAGCATTGCCCAAGATCCCGCATTGGCTTCTTCCTTCTTGCAAAATGCAGAAAACTATAGAAATAAAGATGATAACACA AGTTGTTTTGGTGTCCAACATGCAAACAAATATTTGGAAGTATGCAGGAACGTACTGAGGAATGTCGTagcagaagaagaggaaaatccCTTTGAAGGTTTAAGTATGATTGATACACTACAACGCCTGAACATTGATTACCACTTCCAGGAAGAGATTGAAGCAATTTTACGGAGGCAATATGTAAGATACATTACTCATGGCGAGTACGGTCATCGTGATGAGCTTCACGTGGTTGCACTGCGCTTTCGACTATTGAGACAGCAAGGTTACTATGTGTCTCCCG ATGTATTTAACAAATTCAAGGACGAGGGGGGGAAGTTTAACAAAGAACTGAGTGAAGACATTGGAGGACTGATGGCTTTATATGAAGCTTCACAGCTGAAAATAGAAGGCGAAGACGTACTTGATGAAGCTGGAAACATTTGTGAGCAGCTTCTGAATGCATGGGAGAAAGATCGTGATAACATCAATCATGCCAGAGTTGTTGGAAATACGTTGGGACATCCTTATCACAAAAGCTTGGCAAGTTTCATGGCTAAAGAGTTTTTTGATAATTCCCAAGGCTCAAGTGGATGGTTGAATGATTTTCTTCAACTAGCAAAAATGGATTTCAATATCACCCAATCTATACACCAAAAGGAAATTGCTCAAATTTCGAA ATGGTGGGGGGATCTTGGTTTGGCTAATGAGCTAAAGTTTGCAAGGAACCAACCATTAAAATGGTACATTTGTTCCATGGTCTGTCTCGTAGATCCAGACTTGTCGGACGAAAGGGTTGAGCTCACAAAACCCATTTCTCTTATCTACATCATAGACGACATTTTTGATGTCCATGGGACGCTTGAGGAGCTCACTCTTTTTACAGAAGCCATCAACAA ATGGGATTTTGGTGCCCTCGATCAGTTACCCGAATACATGAAGATATGTTTCAAGGCTCTCTATGACATCACCGAGGAAATTAGCCAAAAGATATATCAAAAGCATGGCTCGAACCCACTAGACTCTCTAAGAAAAACG TGGGCGAGTTTGTGCAATGCTTTTCTAGTTGAGGCACAATGGTTTGCTTTAGGGCAATCACCAAAGTCAAAAGACTATTTGGAGAACGCAATTATAAGCTCAGGAGTGCACGTGGTACTAGTTcacactttctttcttttgggtcAACGAATAACTGAGGAAACTGAAGATCTTGTTGAGAACATGCCAGGCATTATATCTTCTCCAGCCACGATTCTTCGGCTTTGGGATGACCTGGGAAGTGCCATG GATGAGAGTCAAGATGGCCGTGATGGATCATACATAGAGTACTACATGAAGGAACACCAAGATTGTTCATTCAAAGAGGCACGGGAGAAGGTTGTGAATATGATTTCAGATGCATGGAAACGCCTAAACAAAGAGTGCCTCTCTCCAAATCCATTTCCGGCAACATTCACTAAGGCATCTCTTAATATTGCAAGAATGGTTCCGTTGCTGTATAATTATGATGAAAATCATGGCCTTCCAAGCCTGGAGGAGCATGTGAAATCGGTGCTTTATGAAAGTGTGTCTATGTAG